From a single Oscarella lobularis chromosome 20, ooOscLobu1.1, whole genome shotgun sequence genomic region:
- the LOC136198899 gene encoding uncharacterized protein — translation MGSPMARLVLLISTLALISSATQHDCESEKCDCCSRSLKSSKVLTGNTGQLVTNKTKLAMQCLKFSWRITSSARGRRIRLSIQDLLLARGDFVKIYDGMNKSQPLITAFTSGHVPHEIVSSGQHMYVDLRTTCEVTERRFKAAFNETAGRLCNKLDDLPSHLVRERTRKSESGRRIGAEFKFRCVHPYELKGSTKMKCIKRKGKAVWSPNALPTCTRPSYVPRFLPPTSIKVGVGCVDIAFAVDCSRSMKGKLFSKSIELVKTIVNVFSNVDNGDARFALLTYDDKAKIHFTFDSLNGSDVIEAINSFSLTKFCWGATRTSEALRQLRQKIFAVDAKERRECSKAAFLITDGYTNSGGSPGRFAEQLMKERNVILYAFVIRDPKTEDPHRGAGIESLKNLIKQESRVIEVVDISNVVKKVFSITVDYGECGLVDSSACVPQSRSRRSVGGCLAKDGDWPWVVALYLFRDGATSFICGGSIIGEQTVLTSAACVKNHNAKPEELLVVVGDRHRYLNEKTEETYTVRKISVHMNYTRLVTPTFDNDIALLHLNCCIGFRPYARPVCLPQAADEHLYQSDVVGTVVGWGGTKKVARGEKVTFSTVQYQVEIPITDYENCTNMDPIGITDNMFCAGDGEGEKDACTGDSGGPFVSRRETNNKLKRPFVVTGIVSWGIGCAQKDTYGVYTRVANYVDWIEDKIQTSSINCFQARCFSPLSLY, via the exons ATGGGGTCCCCGATGGCACGGCTCGTTCTACTCATTTCAACGCTTGCTTTGATCTCTAGCGCTACTCAACACGACTGCGAATCGGAGAAATGCGACTGCTGCTCGA GAAGCCTCAAGTCTTCCAAAGTGCTAACCGGCAATACGGGCCAATTGGTGACGAATAAAACGAAACTCGCCATGCAATGTCTCAAGTTTTCGTGGCGAATTACTTCAAGTGCGAGAGGTAGGAGGATACGGCTTAGCATTCAAGATCTCTTGCTGGCAAGAGGCGATTTCGTCAAAATTTACGACGGAATGAACAAATCGCAGCCACTGATCACCGCGTTTACGTCCGGACACGTACCTCACGAAATCGTCTCATCAGGTCAACATATGTATGTTGATCTGAGAACGACGTGCGAAGTGACTGAAAGGCGTTTTAAGGCTGCCTTCAATGAAACAGCAG GAAGATTGTGCAACAAACTAGATGATCTACCCTCTCATTTAGTTCGtgaaagaacgagaaagagcgAAAGTGGTCGCAGAATTGGGGCAGAGTTCAAATTTCGCTGCGTTCATCCGTATGAGTTGAAGGGATCTACTAAGATGAAGTGTATTAAAAGAAAGGGGAAAGCAGTGTGGAGTCCAAATGCTTTACCGACGTGCACACGCCCCAGTTACG TACCACGTTTTTTGCCGCCAACTTCCATCAAAGTTGGAGTCGGTTGCGTTGACATTGCTTTTGCCGTTGACTGTTCGAGGAGCATGAAGGGTAAGCTTTTTAGTAAAAGCATCGAGTTAGTGAAAACCATTGTCAACGTTTTCTCCAACGTTGACAACGGAGACGCCCGGTTTGCACTCTTGACGTATGACGACAAAGCGAAGATCCACTTTACGTTTGACTCTTTGAatggaagtgacgtcatagaaGCTATCAATTCTTTTAGCTTGACCAAATTCTGCTGGGGAGCGACAAGAACAAGTGAGGCCCTTCGACAGTTGCGCCAAAAAATATTTGCAGTTGACGCAAAGGAAAGACGAGAGTGCTCGAAAGCGGCTTTCCTCATTACAGACGGCTACACAAACTCGGGAGGTAGTCCAGGACGATTTGCCGAGCAACTAatgaaagagagaaacgtGATTTTGTACGCATTTGTCATACGTGATCCAAAAACTGAAGATCCTCACCGTGGTGCTGGTATTGAATCTCTTAAAAATCTCATCAAGCAAGAAAGCCGTGTGATAGAAGTTGTGGATATAAGTAACGTTGTCAAAAAAGTATTTAGCATCACAGTTG ACTATGGAGAATGCGGGCTTGTCGATTCGTCTGCTTGTGTTCCGCAGAGTCGCAGCCGACGCTCAGTTGGTGGCTGTCTTGCAAAAGACGGAGATTGGCCGTGGGTTGTTGCCCTCTATTTATTCCGCGATGGTGCGACTTCATTTATATGCGGAGGATCTATTATTGGTGAGCAAACTGTTCTGACTTCGGCTGCGTGCGTTAAAAATCATAACGCAAAACCAGAAGAGCTGTTAGTTGTTGTTGGAGACAGACATCGCTATCTCAACGAGAAGACCGAGGAAACGTATACAGTTCGCAAAATTTCAGTTCACATGAACTATACCCGTTTGGTTACTCCCACGTTTGACAACGACATTGCTTTGCTGCATTTGAATTGCTGCATCGGGTTTCGACCTTACGCAAGACCAGTGTGTTTGCCTCAAGCAGCAGACGAGCACCTGTATCAAAGCGATGTCGTAGGAACTGTTGTGGGATGGGGAGGAACTAAGAAAGTTGCTCGTGGAGAGAAGGTCACcttttcaactgttcaatATCAAGTTGAAATTCCTATAACGGATTACGAGAACTGCACAAATATGGATCCAATTGGAATAACGGACAACATGTTCTGCGCTGGAGACGGAGAAGGTGAGAAAGATGCGTGCACTGGTGACAGTGGAGGTCCGTTTGTGTCTCGACGAGAGACCAACAACAAATTGAAAAGACCATTCGTTGTTACTGGAATTGTCAGTTGGGGAATTGGTTGTGCTCAGAAGGACACCTACGGTGTTTACACTAGAGTAGCAAACTACGTTGATTGGATAGAAGACAAAATACAGACTTCCTCCATAA
- the LOC136198896 gene encoding clotting factor C-like, translated as MGSQVAWLVLLILTLALISGSTQIDCKSEKCKCCSRSIKSSKALTSNAGELVTKKTNLNMQCLKFSWRITSPTRGKKIRLSIQDFMLARGDFVKIYDGMGKSQPLITAFTSGHVPREIVSSGQHMYVDLRTTCEVTERRFKAAFKTTDCGGLIVLKENKKETLKSPKGRFGDYPPNADCLWTVVPHLPDGAYVAKISYDVEAFQTESGSDNLNVFHSLDGNNGNVQLFSGDSGSDILKRLQTPGLVFHFTSDRNIQRKGFRIALRLSSNDDACPKPDSIINGGMYISNFSQRIDYWCCTGYNRKGVTYKTCKQGAWSPEGEVSCQKAKSCEKPFSIRHGRIVSDSLDEYPIGKKLTIKCDTGYYQNGLQGKKTIKATCSCNGNWEYDPEVPNCKPVTCGEPPVEPLPNGEKNITDVVLLDGKYLWKTIVNYSCPDGYGLRGIPFRVCDSDGQWSTLSVSRRELFECIKDLAVCPDPGLPENSIRKAESFEDGAPVAFTCSPGYELIGSVSRTCHASESGEPFWDGNEAICKSKFKDPAEIAASLRENFLDRVIACKDALSSSDDGPSSSSSTVATPTSQTTDRTSLCSKGRSIIVGRGCVDIAFAVDCSKSMQDKLFAKSIEFVKTVVNVFSGVEGDARFALLTYDDKAKVRFNFDSYSKGSEVIQAINSINLKKSCWGATGTRDVLQKLNEKIFSTETRSERRECTKAAFLITDGYTNWGGSPERYAEQLRESNVSLYAFAIRDLKAKDSEAGANARADAGIESLKKIVKSESRVMEVVDISDVVKRVFDVTVDYAECGLVDASTCIQNRGRSVGGCQTRDGDWPWVVAIYLYRNGDSFICGGSIINDRTIMTAAHCIRLHKAKSHELLVVVGDRLRRTDEKTERTFNVCKISIPGNYDPLVRPELDHDIALLHLCCCIKFRPYARPVCLPQLGDESLYKSNVEGTVVGWGGTEKVTSKQRVHFSATQHQVELPVTDYAVCKAMDSEEVSENMFCAGDGKGEKDACNGDSGGPFVSQRKMDNELRRPYVATGIVSWGIGCAQENTYGAYTKVANYVDWIRNETEIYATDFICSKALCNPSSILV; from the exons ATGGGATCCCAAGTGGCATGGCTCGTTTTGCTGATTTTAACGCTCGCTTTGATCTCTGGTTCTACTCAAATCGACTGCAAATCGGAGAAATGCAAATGCTGCTCAA GAAGCATCAAGTCTTCCAAAGCGCTAACCAGCAATGCGGGCGAGTTggtgacgaagaaaacgaatctcAACATGCAATGTCTCAAGTTTTCGTGGCGAATCACTTCGCCTACGAGAGGCAAAAAGATACGGCTTAGCATTCAAGATTTTATGCTGGCGAGAGGCGATTTCGTCAAAATTTACGACGGAATGGGCAAATCGCAGCCACTCATTACCGCGTTTACGTCCGGACACGTACCTCGTGAGATCGTCTCGTCTGGTCAACATATGTACGTTGATCTGAGAACGACGTGCGAAGTGACGGAAAGGCGTTTCAAGGCCGCGTTCAAAACAACAG ATTGCGGTGGCCTGATtgttttgaaagaaaataaaaaagaaacgcttaAGTCTCCAAAAGGAAGGTTTGGTGATTATCCACCCAATGCTGACTGCTTATGGACCGTTGTCCCGCATCTGCCTGATGGAGCATACGTCGCAAAAATCAGCTATGACGTCGAGGCATTTCAGACCGAGAGTGGCTCCGACAATTTAAACGTTTTTCATTCTCTTGACGGAAACAACGGAAACGTTCAGCTCTTTAGCGGAGATAGCGGATCCGATATTCTCAAGCGCCTTCAAACGCCAGGACTTGTCTTTCATTTCACTTCTGATAGAAACATTCAAAGAAAAGGCTTTAGGATAGCTCTCCGACTCTCTTCAAATGACGACGCGTGCCCAAAACCTGATTCCATAATCAATGGTGGAATGTACATTTCCAATTTCAGTCAAAGAATTGACTACTGGTGTTGCACTGGCTACAATAGGAAAGGCGTTACTTATAAAACGTGTAAGCAAGGAGCATGGTCACCTGAGGGAGAAGTCTCTTGTCAAA AAGCGAAATCGTGCGAGAAACCCTTTTCTATTCGTCACGGAAGAATTGTGTCTGACAGTCTTGACGAGTATCCAATAGGGAAAAAACTGACGATAAAATGTGATACCGGATATTACCAAAACGGTTTGCAGGGCAAAAAGACAATCAAAGCAACCTGCTCCTGCAACGGAAACTGGGAATACGATCCCGAAGTGCCAAATTGCAAAC CTGTCACATGCGGCGAGCCGCCAGTGGAACCGCTGCCGAacggagaaaaaaacatcaCCGACGTTGTGCTCTTGGACGGTAAATATCTTTGGAAAACAATCGTGAACTATAGCTGCCCTGACGGATATGGACTTCGTGGAATTCCATTCCGCGTATGCGATTCAGATGGCCAGTGGTCTACGCTTTCCGTCAGTAGAAGAGAGCTGTTTGAATGCATCA AGGACTTGGCTGTCTGTCCTGATCCTGGACTGCCTGAAAACAGCATACGAAAAGCCGAATCTTTTGAGGATGGCGCTCCGGTAGCCTTCACGTGTAGTCCAGGGTACGAGCTTATTGGTTCGGTATCACGCACCTGTCATGCATCAGAATCGGGCGAGCCGTTCTGGGACGGCAACGAAGCGATATGTAAAA GCAAGTTCAAAGATCCTGCAGAAATAGCTGCTAGTTTACGAGAAAACTTTCTGGACAGAGTTATTGCGTGCAAGGATGCTCTAAGCAGTAGTGACGATGGACCaagttcttcttcctccaCAGTAGCAACACCAACTTCTCAGACGACTGATAGGACGTCGCTGTGCAGCAAGGGACGCTCCATTATAGTTGGACGTGGTTGCGTTGACATCGCTTTTGCTGTTGACTGCTCGAAGAGCATGCAGGATAAGCTTTTTGCTAAAAGCATCGAGTTTGTGAAGACCGTCGTGAACGTTTTCTCCGGCGTTGAAGGAGACGCTCGGTTTGCACTCCTGACGTATGACGACAAAGCCAAGGTCCGCTTTAACTTCGACTCTTATTCGAAGGGAAGTGAAGTCATACAAGCGATCAATTCtattaatttgaaaaaatcatGTTGGGGAGCGACGGGGACAAGGGACGTTCTTCAAAAGCTGAACGAAAAGATATTTTCCACTGAAACGAGGAGCGAAAGGCGAGAGTGCACTAAAGCGGCTTTCCTTATTACAGACGGTTATACAAACTGGGGAGGTAGTCCGGAAAGATATGCTGAGCAGCTAAGAGAGAGCAACGTTAGTTTGTATGCATTTGCTATAAGAGATTTAAAGGCGAAGGATTCTGAAGCTGGTGCCAACGCTCGTGCTGACGCTGGTATTGAAtctctaaaaaaaattgtcaagtcAGAAAGTCGTGTGATGGAAGTTGTGGATATAAGTGATGTTGTCAAAAGAGTTTTTGACGTAACAGTTG ATTATGCAGAATGCGGGCTTGTTGACGCGTCTACTTGTATTCAGAATCGCGGACGTTCAGTTGGAGGCTGTCAGACCAGAGACGGAGATTGGCCGTGGGTTGTCGCTATTTATTTGTACCGCAATGGTGATTCATTCATATGCGGAGGATCCATTATCAATGATCGAACAATTATGACCGCGGCTCATTGTATTCGTCTTCATAAGGCGAAGTCACACGAGTTGTTAGTTGTTGTTGGAGACAGACTTCGCCGCACAGACGAAAAGACTGAGAGAACGTTCAACGTTTGCAAAATTTCAATTCCTGGCAATTACGACCCTTTGGTACGTCCCGAGTTAGACCATGACATTGCGCTGCTGCATCTGTGTTGCTGCATCAAGTTCCGACCTTACGCAAGACCAGTGTGCTTGCCTCAATTGGGAGACGAAAGTCTGTATAAAAGCAATGTGGAAGGAACTGTTGTGGGATGGGGAGGAACTGAAAAAGTTACTTCGAAACAAAGGGTCCACTTCTCTGCTACTCAACATCAAGTTGAACTTCCAGTGACAGATTACGCGGTCTGCAAAGCGATGGATTCGGAGGAAGTAAGCGAAAACATGTTTTGTGCAGGAGacggaaaaggagagaaagatGCATGCAATGGTGACAGCGGGGGACCGTTTGTATCTCAACGAAAGATGGACAACGAACTTAGGAGGCCGTACGTTGCCACAGGCATCGTCAGTTGGGGCATTGGCTGCGCTCAGGAAAACACCTACGGTGCTTACACTAAGGTGGCAAACTACGTTGACTGGATACGAAACGAAACCGAAATCTATGCCACCGACTTTATCTGTTCAAAAGCTCTGTGCAATCCTTCTTCAATACTTGTGTAA
- the LOC136198908 gene encoding uncharacterized protein, giving the protein MHDAVSYLANLVLAEKLTDRLVAKEIITLDHHESLHLRQRSGATSKDLARELVYILCRTASPKFERFCAILEEIDGGSDLYELLTDPSLRKQPSVSETQGASNRLRNCIAGEDRSSTSSTPYEPRMPERNILKPDRTVIFIGETGAGKSACANALAGERLFEVSDRDISSANSVIAKTTTLEWEDKQYRIKIVDTIGFGHTDLSHEEVLTRLAAACHEWREGINAVFFIITRRIAEAQADAFDVFWRMLFGPEVLKCTTVVRTHFRSFRDPKAVESDISALRKQKGPPKRILSKVGYRILYVDNYEERDNAVEESGSLLLRYLVLKCKDVFRPPKI; this is encoded by the coding sequence ATGCACGATGCCGTGTCCTATCTTGCCAATCTTGTTTTAGCAGAGAAACTTACTGATCGTCTTGTCGCTAAGGAAATAATAACGTTGGATCATCACGAAAGCCTTCACCTGCGCCAACGGAGTGGAGCAACAAGCAAAGACTTGGCTCGCGAACTTGTTTACATACTCTGTCGAACGGCGAGTCCTAAGTTTGAACGATTTTGCGCCATTCTAGAGGAGATCGACGGTGGCAGCGACCTTTACGAGCTCCTCACTGATCCATCGCTTCGAAAACAACCTTCGGTGAGTGAAACACAGGGAGCTTCGAATCGTCTGAGGAACTGCATTGCGGGTGAAGATCGTAGTTCTACTTCTAGCACACCTTATGAGCCAAGAATGCCAGAAAGGAATATCCTTAAGCCAGATCGCACCGTCATTTTTATTGGGGAAACTGGCGCCGGAAAATCAGCTTGCGCAAATGCACTAGCGGGCGAAAGGCTGTTTGAAGTCAGCGATAGGGATATTTCGTCTGCGAATTCCGTAATAGCTAAGACAACTACGCTTGAATGGGAAGACAAACAGTACCGTATCAAAATCGTTGACACAATTGGATTCGGCCATACCGACCTTTCTCACGAAGAGGTACTCACTCGGCTTGCTGCGGCCTGCCACGAGTGGCGAGAAGGAATcaacgccgtctttttcATCATCACACGCCGAATCGCCGAAGCGCAAGCCGACGcttttgacgttttctgGCGAATGTTATTTGGCCCAGAAGTCCTGAAGTGCACCACTGTTGTGCGAACCCACTTCAGGAGTTTTCGCGACCCCAAGGCTGTAGAGAGCGACATAAGCGCATTGAGAAAGCAGAAAGGTCCTCCGAAGCGAATTCTCTCAAAGGTTGGCTATCGCATTCTCTACGTTGACAACTACGAAGAAAGGGATAACGCTGTGGAAGAGTCTGGCAGCTTGCTGCTAAGGTACTTGGTGCTGAAGTGCAAAGACGTCTTTCGTCCACCAAAAATTTGA
- the LOC136198913 gene encoding LOW QUALITY PROTEIN: uncharacterized protein (The sequence of the model RefSeq protein was modified relative to this genomic sequence to represent the inferred CDS: deleted 3 bases in 2 codons) — translation MGDIPDRTVIFIGETGAGKSSCANALAGFERFEVSASSCSVTKDVQAVTVTLPWEGKKYTVKIVDTIGIGDADFSPEEVLSRLAVACHECREGINAVFLVIGMRFTKEQAEAFDILWQVLFGPQVVELTTVVRTRFEKFNDPTAVREDKAVLQRKTGAAKRILSHIGDRLLYVDNNKDKRKALKESGSIMLKYLIGLSCKNVFRPPIMEDVRKKISEHVEEQKRLAKEKGELRKQLQQAAEAQLGCPG, via the exons ATGGGTGACATACCAGATCGCACCGTCATTTTCATCGGGGAAACTGGCGCCGGCAAATCATCTTGCGCAAATGCACTAGCTGGCTTTGAACGGTTTGAAGTGAGCGCATCGTCCTGCAGCGTCACCAAAGACGTGCAGGCGGTGACGGTGACGCTTCCTTGGGAGGGCAAGAAGTACACCGTAAAAATCGTTGACACGATCGGAATAGGCGATGCCGACTTCAGTCCGGAGGAGGTGCTCTCTCGCCTTGCGGTGGCCTGCCACGAATGCCGAGAAGGAATCAACGCtgtttttctcgtcatcgGAATGCGGTTCACT AAAGAGCAAGCCGAAGCCTTTGATATTCTCTGGCAGGTTCTATTCGGTCCGCAAGTCGTCGAGCTCACTACCGTTGTTCGAACCCGTTTCGAAAAGTTTAACGATCCCACAGCTGTAAGGGAAGACAAAGCCGTGTTGCAGAGGAAGACAGGTGCTGCCAAGCGAATACTCTCTCACATTGGCGATCGTTTGCTGTATGTTGACAACAACAAAGACAAGCGTAAAGCCTTGAAGGAGTCTGGGAGTATAATGCTGAAGTACTTAATTGGT CTCAGCTGCAAGAACGTTTTCCGCCCACCAATTATGGAAGACGTGAGGAAGAAGATTTCGGAGCACGTTGAAGAGCAGAAGAGGCTAGCGAAGGAGAAAGGAGAGCTAAGGAAGCAGCTGCAGCAAGCAGCAGAGGCTCAGCTAGGTTGCCCAGGCTAA
- the LOC136198906 gene encoding uncharacterized protein — protein sequence METKHDRTVVFVGEAGAGKSSCANSLAGRMLFPTDECPNNRKESDMTSKLPICHKGVEYQIRIVDTIGLDDPAVTTEEILTQLSRSVCECKEGINAVFFVIGKRFTKADANNFDILWKTIGEGILPVTTVVRTNFRKFDDEMAVKEDISTLRKQEGPPKKFFEKLGSRILYVDNNPDKRVSMQKSGGVMLDYLVNHCKTKIVPPAFDEVRKRISLRIDLGQKLKAQIESPKPLKSARSSLEPGGHATKATVEAVDVKQQGISEEDVKKVLSVLKSQAKAEGNEFTLKAWISASLEKGGEAVDMTIVEELGEMLKKGDEGMDRAEKLLESLQLTAGQCEAWLKNAAEQNCIVM from the coding sequence ATGGAGACCAAACACGATCGTACCGTCGTATTTGTCGGAGAAGCTGGTGCGGGCAAATCATCGTGTGCCAATTCACTGGCTGGCCGAATGCTGTTTCCCACTGACGAATGCCCAAACAATAGAAAGGAAAGCGATATGACTTCTAAACTGCCCATCTGTCATAAAGGAGTAGAGTACCAAATTAGAATTGTCGATACAATTGGGCTTGATGATCCCGCAGTGACCACCGAGGAGATTCTTACTCAGCTGAGCCGAAGCGTTTGCGAGTGCAAAGAAGGAATAAAtgctgttttctttgtcattgGTAAGCGATTTACCAAGGCAGACGCAAACAATTTCGATATACTTTGGAAAACCATCGGCGAAGGCATCCTTCCAGTTACAACTGTTGTTCGCACTAATTTTAGAAagtttgacgacgaaatggcTGTGAAGGAGGATATAAGCACCCTTAGAAAGCAGGAAGGTCCcccaaaaaaattctttgaAAAACTTGGAAGTCGCATCCTTTACGTTGACAACAACCCAGATAAACGCGTGTCAATGCAAAAATCAGGCGGCGTGATGTTGGATTATTTAGTAAATCATTGTAAGACTAAGATCGTTCCGCCTGCTTTTGATGAGGTTAGGAAGAGAATTTCACTCCGCATTGATCTTGGACAAAAGCTCAAAGCCCAAATTGAGAGCCCCAAGCCGTTGAAAAGTGCTAGAAGTAGTTTAGAGCCTGGGGGTCACGCGACAAAAGCCACCGTGGAAGCAGTTGATGTGAAGCAACAGGGCATTTCTGAAGAGGATGTGAAAAAGGTACTGAGCGTCTTGAAATCTCAAGCAAAAGCGGAAGGCAACGAGTTCACCTTAAAAGCTTGGATATCGGCTTCTCTTGAAAAAGGAGGAGAGGCAGTCGACATGACAATTGTGGAAGAATTAGGAGAAATGCTGAAGAAAGGAGATGAGGGTATGGATCGAGCTGAAAAACTTTTGGAATCTCTTCAATTAACGGCTGGGCAATGTGAAGCGTGGCTTAAGAACGCAGCGGAGCAAAACTGCATTGTTATGTAA